A part of Gammaproteobacteria bacterium genomic DNA contains:
- a CDS encoding response regulator, whose amino-acid sequence MTNLLAEARILIVDDVETNRELLALGLAGKYQLAFAVDGLDAVQQLKKSSFDLVLLDLQMPRMDGLATLKYMADDEALRRVPVIVVSAMGDMDKVVRCIELGADDYLDKPINQVLLQARVRSSIEKKRLQDQQASYLLMMEQHNQQLSVQVEQQVEEIVSAHHAAILAMSKLAESKDPETGAHLERLRAYCHLLASQMSLLPAYADVIDQQFVDNIFAASPLHDIGKVGVPDDVLLKPGKLTPEEWVQMRRHTSIGADTLKEVDRLHPGNGFIRMGIEIAESHHERWDGTGYPNGLQGEQIPLAARIVAIADVYDALRSKRSYKDGFSHEKSCAIILEGRGGQFDPAIVDLFEQLATEFARIREQFEDENELIHAAG is encoded by the coding sequence CGGGAAAATATCAGTTGGCGTTTGCGGTGGACGGTCTGGATGCGGTGCAGCAGCTAAAGAAGTCGTCGTTTGATCTGGTTCTGTTGGACCTGCAAATGCCGCGCATGGATGGTTTGGCGACGCTGAAGTACATGGCAGATGACGAAGCATTGCGTCGTGTGCCAGTGATTGTTGTATCCGCAATGGGTGATATGGACAAGGTGGTTCGCTGCATTGAACTGGGCGCCGATGATTATCTGGATAAGCCGATCAATCAGGTGTTGCTACAGGCCAGAGTTCGTTCGAGCATTGAGAAAAAACGTCTGCAGGATCAGCAGGCCAGTTATCTGTTGATGATGGAACAGCATAACCAGCAGCTGTCTGTTCAGGTCGAGCAACAGGTGGAAGAAATTGTGTCTGCCCACCATGCGGCGATACTGGCAATGTCCAAGCTGGCCGAATCCAAAGATCCTGAAACCGGCGCGCATCTGGAACGCTTGCGCGCCTACTGTCATTTGCTGGCGTCACAAATGTCATTGTTGCCAGCGTATGCGGACGTTATTGATCAGCAATTCGTTGATAATATTTTTGCCGCCAGTCCGCTGCATGATATCGGTAAAGTGGGAGTGCCCGATGATGTTTTGCTTAAACCGGGCAAGCTGACGCCAGAAGAATGGGTGCAGATGCGGCGGCATACGTCGATTGGCGCGGACACCCTCAAGGAAGTTGATCGATTACATCCAGGGAATGGTTTTATTCGCATGGGTATCGAAATCGCCGAAAGTCATCATGAACGCTGGGATGGCACGGGTTACCCCAATGGTCTGCAAGGCGAACAAATTCCTTTGGCGGCCAGAATCGTGGCGATTGCCGATGTTTACGATGCGCTGCGCTCAAAGCGCAGCTACAAGGATGGTTTTAGTCACGAAAAAAGTTGCGCCATCATTCTGGAGGGGCGCGGCGGGCAATTTGATCCGGCGATTGTTGATTTATTTGAACAGCTTGCTACTGAATTCGCGCGGATTCGTGAACAGTTTGAAGACGAAAACGAGCTAATCCACGCGGCAGGTTAA